Proteins from a genomic interval of Triplophysa dalaica isolate WHDGS20190420 chromosome 21, ASM1584641v1, whole genome shotgun sequence:
- the per3 gene encoding period circadian protein homolog 3 isoform X1 — translation MPGGDGFHDGEEEISSPSSSERAGQAEQTEGRQDPRTEERRGLAGCEESGGDRSQEQAQDDVDMNSSHDSSSCNDSVGRSRHHCSSSANCSPGSTTGSGSTKSSKSDACSSSSSYHSGRHTQCSEQTEHDRKQTRCEMMQTVHEMKKRLPSEKRMRSKASTVEALNYALNCVKQVQANSEYYNLLMSSGVEERRDATVCTLEELEGITSEHTLKNTDTFAVVFSLATGKVVYASEQASGVLHCKRRFLESAKFVELLYHQDVNVFYSCTAQPCLPPWNVGTDSVALLFECSQVPKSFFCRIRGGKDRDGEMRYSPFRITPYLLKVQGAGGEPDPCCLALAERIISGYEAPRIPMDKRIFSTTHSPGCVFLEVDDRVVPLLGYLPQDLIGTSILTCLHPDDRLLMLAMHRKILKYAGQPPFEHSPIRFRCQNGDYVTLDSSWSSFINPWSRKVAFIIGRHKVHTGPLNEDVFAASRIAELPVMCEDVKEIQALIYKLFLQPVHNNGSSGYGSLGSNGSHEHYISVASSSDSNGNLWEDSHREPMTLHQICAYVNKVKNWGQQAFLDSRRKPTPQHPATAAVSGASVLPEGTRGLGIRAHLKQSLQEARKQSHIPSYQQINCVDSIIRYLESCTTSALKRKNESRSIATSSSSSMSEEDKPPATAHGDAANTDEAALEGGNRLDSQVSARSATAAAVVRAPLTDITLSTEAMSVVSITSQCSYSSTIVHVPQPESEVTALEDAPMWSEPAGSAPTPACPTPRTSSASQEELLVVGLTKKVLSAHTQKEEQQFVNRFRHRVLQSPYSSYLQQDNSSMTHSHHRGDVVRPPNKHKRQKPEDSSDSYGSQPGNYWSLPRYPGAPHSSRPSSESSQPLPSNIGFVPPMAVPVQTGPYLTVVGPEQQSGVPLMVQPDQGLQNLQQPVSPVMFVLLPGLPGYPPNFGMYPQAIPVTPTGFAPQPHYNMGGYVPPGAYMPLGSPMQGNFAWSSATGVGTPQDAAPVANSISTPWLGDDLDAAQPTALFSSSRSSSPIQLNLLQEELTKPSESLNSSGPESLHEHNANADGNQDAHSSSSEMLDQLLQEDARSGTGSNASCSGSGESGGSLGSGSGLGSNGTSTSHTGSSKYFASNDSSDTSRKARKSAETHDRESAAFKKHPLLQEDSPLWTMIKQTPEPIMMTYQISPRDQAQVLQADREKLLLMQPMQPWFTQEQKKELVEVHPWIKHHTVPQEIDTQGCVSCTNSPMEPGEELALYSDTPDLTTPDSTSPQSWDSSTDT, via the exons ATGCCAGGAGGAGACGGCTTTCACGATGGAGAAGAGGAGATCTCTTCTCCAAGCTCCAGCGAGCGGGCAGGGCAAGCGGAGCAAACGGAGGGCAGACAGGACCCAAGAACCGAGGAGCGGCGAGGATTGGCAGGATGCGAGGAGAGCGGAGGGGATCGCTCGCAGGAACAGGCACAGGATGATGTGGATATGAACAGCAGCCACGACTCCAGCAGTTGTAATGACAGCGTCGGCAGGTCACGACATCATTGCTCGTCCTCTGCAAATTGCAGCCCGGGAAGCACCACGGGATCAGGAAGCACTAAGAG CTCCAAATCTGACGCTTGTTCCTCATCCTCCAGTTATCACAGCGGCCGTCATACACAGTGCAG tGAGCAGACGGAGCACGACCGCAAGCAGACGCGCTGTGAGATGATGCAGACGGTCCATGAGATGAAGAAGCGTCTGCCGTCTGAGAAGAGGATGCGAAGTAAAGCCAGTACTGTAGAAGCTCTGAACTATGCATTAAACTGTGTCAAACAAGTCCAAG CAAACAGCGAGTACTACAACTTACTGATGAGCAGCGGTGTGGAGGAGAGGCGAGATGCGACCGTGTGCACGCTCGAGGAGCTGGAGGGGATCACGTCAGAACACACCCTGAAAAACACA GACACATTTGCGGTGGTTTTCTCTCTGGCCACCGGGAAGGTGGTTTATGCGTCTGAACAAGCGTCCGGCGTGCTTCACTGCAAGCGCAGATTTCTGGAATCTGCAAAGTTTGTGGAGCTGCTGTACCATCAGGATGTCAATGTGTTTTATTCGTGCACGGCACAACCATGTCTGCCGCCCTGGAATGTGGGCACGGACAGCG TGGCACTTTTATTTGAATGCTCCCAGGTCCCCAAATCCTTCTTCTGTCGGATCAG aggAGGGAAGGATAGAGATGGTGAGATGCGCTATAGTCCGTTCCGCATCACGCCGTATCTGCTGAAGGTTCAGGGGGCGGGTGGAGAACCAGACCCGTGCTGTCTGGCCCTGGCCGAACGCATCATCTCAGGATATGAGG CCCCACGCATTCCTATGGACAAGCGCATATTTAGCACAACACATTCTCcaggctgtgtgtttttagAAGTGGATGACCG AGTGGTGCCGTTGCTCGGTTACCTCCCTCAAGATCTGATCGGTACCTCAATTCTTACCTGTTTGCATCCAGACGATCGTCTGCTCATGCTGGCCATGCACCGCAAGA TTCTGAAGTACGCGGGCCAGCCTCCGTTTGAGCATTCGCCCATCCGCTTCCGCTGTCAGAACGGAGACTACGTCACTCTTGACTCCAGCTGGTCCAGTTTCATCAACCCCTGGAGCCGTAAGGTGGCCTTCATCATCGGCCGGCACAAAGTTCACAC TGGTCCTCTGAACGAGGATGTTTTCGCTGCGAGCAGAATAGCCGAGCTGCCCGTCATGTGTGAGGATGTCAAAGAGATTCAGGCTTTGATCTACAAACTTTTCCTGCAG CCCGTTCATAACAACGGTTCCAGTGGTTATGGAAGTCTGGGTAGTAACGGCTCTCATGAGCACTACATCAGCGTGGCCTCATCCAGCGACAGTAACGGCAACCTCTGGGAGGATTCGCACAGAGAACCG ATGACGTTACATCAGATATGTGCCTACGTCAATAAAGTTAAGAATTGGGGTCAGCAAGCGTTTCTTGACTCCAGGAGAAAACCCACACCACAACATCCGGCCACTGCAG CAGTGTCGGGAGCCAGCGTTCTGCCCGAGGGCACTCGGGGTTTGGGAATCAGAGCTCATCTGAAGCAGTCTCTACAGGAGGCCAGAAAACAGTCACACATTCCCTCTTACCAACAGATCAACTGTGTGGACAGTATCATCAG ATATCTGGAGAGCTGTACGACATCTGCTCTCAAACGGAAGAATGAATCTCGTTCCATAGCTacctcttcatcttcatccaTGTCTGAGGAAGATAAACCTCCGGCGACCGCACACGGAGATGCTGCCAACACAGATG AAGCTGCGCTCGAGGGTGGCAATAGGCTGGACAGTCAGGTGTCGGCGCGTTCGGCCACTGCGGCTGCGGTGGTTAGAGCTCCGCTCACTGACATCACGTTGTCCACGGAGGCCATGAGCGTGGTGTCCATCACCAGTCAATGCAGTTACAGCAGCACCATAGTACACGTGCCACAACCCGAGTCAG AGGTCACTGCCTTAGAAGATGCTCCAATGTGGAGCGAGCCGGCAGGCTCCGCCCCCACCCCTGCATGCCCCACCCCCAGGACCTCCTCAGCCTCTCAGGAGGAGTTGTTGGTGGTGGGTCTCACTAAAAAGGTGCTATCGGCCCACACTCAGAAAGAGGAGCAGCAGTTTGTCAATCGTTTCCGTCATCGTGTCCTGCAGAGTCCCTACAGCTCGTACCTCCAACAGGACAACAGTAGCATGACCCACTCCCATCACAGAg GTGATGTTGTCCGACCTCCTAACAAACACAAACGACAGAAACCAGAGGACTCATCTGACAGCTATGGTTCACAGCCGGGCAACTACTGGTCTCTTCCTAGGTACCCAGGAGCTCCGCATTCCTCGAGGCCTTCCTCAGAATCATCTCAACCTCTGCCATCCAACATTGGCTTTGTGCCGCCCATGGCTGTGCCGGTGCAGACGGGCCCATACTTGACCGTTGTTGGCCCGGAGCAGCAGTCTGGGGTGCCCTTGATGGTTCAACCTGACCAAGGCCTCCAGAACCTCCAACAGCCCGTGAGCCCCGTTATGTTCGTCCTACTCCCCGGCCTCCCTGGCTACCCTCCCAACTTTGGCATGTACCCCCAGGCGATTCCTGTCACGCCAACGGGGTTCGCTCCCCAGCCTCATTACAATATGGGTGGGTACGTCCCCCCCGGCGCTTACATGCCGCTTGGGTCTCCGATGCAAGGGAATTTCGCATGGTCCTCCGCCACAGGAGTTGGTACGCCTCAGGATGCCGCCCCCGTGGCCAACTCGATATCCACACCTTGGTTGGGAGACGACCTAGATGCGGCACAGCCCACTGCTCTGTTCTCCAGCTCACGCTCCAGCTCACCCATCCAGCTGAACCTGCTTCAGGAAGAGCTGACCAAACCATCAGAGTCCCTGAACAGCTCTGGACCAGAGAGTCTGCATGAGCATAACGCCAATGCG GACGGTAACCAGGACGCTCATTCCAGCTCCAGCGAAATGCTCGATCAGCTTCTCCAAGAGGACGCTCGCTCGGGAACCGGCTCCAACGCTTCTTGCAGCGGCTCTGGAGAGTCCGGCGGGTCTCTGGGTTCCGGGTCTGGACTCGGTTCTAATGGAACGTCCACCAGTCATACCG GCAGCAGCAAGTACTTCGCCAGCAACGATTCGTCAGATACGTCGCGGAAGGCACGCAAGTCCGCGGAAACCCACGACAGGGAGAGTGCGGCCTTCAAGAAGCACCCGCTCCTTCAAGAGGACAGTCCGCTGTGGACCATGATCAAACAGACCCCAGAACCAATCATGATGACCTATCAGATCAGCCCCAG GGATCAGGCGCAGGTTTTGCAGGCCGACCGGGAGAAACTCCTTCTGATGCAGCCCATGCAACCTTGGTTCACGCAGGAACAGAAAAAAGAGCTTGTTGAGGTTCATCCGTGGATCAAACACCACACGGTCCCGCAGGAGATAGACACACAG gGATGTGTAAGTTGTACCAATTCTCCAATGGAACCGGGAGAGGAACTTGCTCTATACAGTGACACTCCGGACCTTACCACGCCCGACAGCACCTCTCCACAGTCGTGGGACTCCAGCACAGACACCTGA
- the per3 gene encoding period circadian protein homolog 3 isoform X2, protein MPGGDGFHDGEEEISSPSSSERAGQAEQTEGRQDPRTEERRGLAGCEESGGDRSQEQAQDDVDMNSSHDSSSCNDSVGRSRHHCSSSANCSPGSTTGSGSTKSSKSDACSSSSSYHSGRHTQCSEQTEHDRKQTRCEMMQTVHEMKKRLPSEKRMRSKASTVEALNYALNCVKQVQANSEYYNLLMSSGVEERRDATVCTLEELEGITSEHTLKNTDTFAVVFSLATGKVVYASEQASGVLHCKRRFLESAKFVELLYHQDVNVFYSCTAQPCLPPWNVGTDSVALLFECSQVPKSFFCRIRGGKDRDGEMRYSPFRITPYLLKVQGAGGEPDPCCLALAERIISGYEAPRIPMDKRIFSTTHSPGCVFLEVDDRVVPLLGYLPQDLIGTSILTCLHPDDRLLMLAMHRKILKYAGQPPFEHSPIRFRCQNGDYVTLDSSWSSFINPWSRKVAFIIGRHKVHTGPLNEDVFAASRIAELPVMCEDVKEIQALIYKLFLQPVHNNGSSGYGSLGSNGSHEHYISVASSSDSNGNLWEDSHREPMTLHQICAYVNKVKNWGQQAFLDSRRKPTPQHPATAVSGASVLPEGTRGLGIRAHLKQSLQEARKQSHIPSYQQINCVDSIIRYLESCTTSALKRKNESRSIATSSSSSMSEEDKPPATAHGDAANTDEAALEGGNRLDSQVSARSATAAAVVRAPLTDITLSTEAMSVVSITSQCSYSSTIVHVPQPESEVTALEDAPMWSEPAGSAPTPACPTPRTSSASQEELLVVGLTKKVLSAHTQKEEQQFVNRFRHRVLQSPYSSYLQQDNSSMTHSHHRGDVVRPPNKHKRQKPEDSSDSYGSQPGNYWSLPRYPGAPHSSRPSSESSQPLPSNIGFVPPMAVPVQTGPYLTVVGPEQQSGVPLMVQPDQGLQNLQQPVSPVMFVLLPGLPGYPPNFGMYPQAIPVTPTGFAPQPHYNMGGYVPPGAYMPLGSPMQGNFAWSSATGVGTPQDAAPVANSISTPWLGDDLDAAQPTALFSSSRSSSPIQLNLLQEELTKPSESLNSSGPESLHEHNANADGNQDAHSSSSEMLDQLLQEDARSGTGSNASCSGSGESGGSLGSGSGLGSNGTSTSHTGSSKYFASNDSSDTSRKARKSAETHDRESAAFKKHPLLQEDSPLWTMIKQTPEPIMMTYQISPRDQAQVLQADREKLLLMQPMQPWFTQEQKKELVEVHPWIKHHTVPQEIDTQGCVSCTNSPMEPGEELALYSDTPDLTTPDSTSPQSWDSSTDT, encoded by the exons ATGCCAGGAGGAGACGGCTTTCACGATGGAGAAGAGGAGATCTCTTCTCCAAGCTCCAGCGAGCGGGCAGGGCAAGCGGAGCAAACGGAGGGCAGACAGGACCCAAGAACCGAGGAGCGGCGAGGATTGGCAGGATGCGAGGAGAGCGGAGGGGATCGCTCGCAGGAACAGGCACAGGATGATGTGGATATGAACAGCAGCCACGACTCCAGCAGTTGTAATGACAGCGTCGGCAGGTCACGACATCATTGCTCGTCCTCTGCAAATTGCAGCCCGGGAAGCACCACGGGATCAGGAAGCACTAAGAG CTCCAAATCTGACGCTTGTTCCTCATCCTCCAGTTATCACAGCGGCCGTCATACACAGTGCAG tGAGCAGACGGAGCACGACCGCAAGCAGACGCGCTGTGAGATGATGCAGACGGTCCATGAGATGAAGAAGCGTCTGCCGTCTGAGAAGAGGATGCGAAGTAAAGCCAGTACTGTAGAAGCTCTGAACTATGCATTAAACTGTGTCAAACAAGTCCAAG CAAACAGCGAGTACTACAACTTACTGATGAGCAGCGGTGTGGAGGAGAGGCGAGATGCGACCGTGTGCACGCTCGAGGAGCTGGAGGGGATCACGTCAGAACACACCCTGAAAAACACA GACACATTTGCGGTGGTTTTCTCTCTGGCCACCGGGAAGGTGGTTTATGCGTCTGAACAAGCGTCCGGCGTGCTTCACTGCAAGCGCAGATTTCTGGAATCTGCAAAGTTTGTGGAGCTGCTGTACCATCAGGATGTCAATGTGTTTTATTCGTGCACGGCACAACCATGTCTGCCGCCCTGGAATGTGGGCACGGACAGCG TGGCACTTTTATTTGAATGCTCCCAGGTCCCCAAATCCTTCTTCTGTCGGATCAG aggAGGGAAGGATAGAGATGGTGAGATGCGCTATAGTCCGTTCCGCATCACGCCGTATCTGCTGAAGGTTCAGGGGGCGGGTGGAGAACCAGACCCGTGCTGTCTGGCCCTGGCCGAACGCATCATCTCAGGATATGAGG CCCCACGCATTCCTATGGACAAGCGCATATTTAGCACAACACATTCTCcaggctgtgtgtttttagAAGTGGATGACCG AGTGGTGCCGTTGCTCGGTTACCTCCCTCAAGATCTGATCGGTACCTCAATTCTTACCTGTTTGCATCCAGACGATCGTCTGCTCATGCTGGCCATGCACCGCAAGA TTCTGAAGTACGCGGGCCAGCCTCCGTTTGAGCATTCGCCCATCCGCTTCCGCTGTCAGAACGGAGACTACGTCACTCTTGACTCCAGCTGGTCCAGTTTCATCAACCCCTGGAGCCGTAAGGTGGCCTTCATCATCGGCCGGCACAAAGTTCACAC TGGTCCTCTGAACGAGGATGTTTTCGCTGCGAGCAGAATAGCCGAGCTGCCCGTCATGTGTGAGGATGTCAAAGAGATTCAGGCTTTGATCTACAAACTTTTCCTGCAG CCCGTTCATAACAACGGTTCCAGTGGTTATGGAAGTCTGGGTAGTAACGGCTCTCATGAGCACTACATCAGCGTGGCCTCATCCAGCGACAGTAACGGCAACCTCTGGGAGGATTCGCACAGAGAACCG ATGACGTTACATCAGATATGTGCCTACGTCAATAAAGTTAAGAATTGGGGTCAGCAAGCGTTTCTTGACTCCAGGAGAAAACCCACACCACAACATCCGGCCACTGCAG TGTCGGGAGCCAGCGTTCTGCCCGAGGGCACTCGGGGTTTGGGAATCAGAGCTCATCTGAAGCAGTCTCTACAGGAGGCCAGAAAACAGTCACACATTCCCTCTTACCAACAGATCAACTGTGTGGACAGTATCATCAG ATATCTGGAGAGCTGTACGACATCTGCTCTCAAACGGAAGAATGAATCTCGTTCCATAGCTacctcttcatcttcatccaTGTCTGAGGAAGATAAACCTCCGGCGACCGCACACGGAGATGCTGCCAACACAGATG AAGCTGCGCTCGAGGGTGGCAATAGGCTGGACAGTCAGGTGTCGGCGCGTTCGGCCACTGCGGCTGCGGTGGTTAGAGCTCCGCTCACTGACATCACGTTGTCCACGGAGGCCATGAGCGTGGTGTCCATCACCAGTCAATGCAGTTACAGCAGCACCATAGTACACGTGCCACAACCCGAGTCAG AGGTCACTGCCTTAGAAGATGCTCCAATGTGGAGCGAGCCGGCAGGCTCCGCCCCCACCCCTGCATGCCCCACCCCCAGGACCTCCTCAGCCTCTCAGGAGGAGTTGTTGGTGGTGGGTCTCACTAAAAAGGTGCTATCGGCCCACACTCAGAAAGAGGAGCAGCAGTTTGTCAATCGTTTCCGTCATCGTGTCCTGCAGAGTCCCTACAGCTCGTACCTCCAACAGGACAACAGTAGCATGACCCACTCCCATCACAGAg GTGATGTTGTCCGACCTCCTAACAAACACAAACGACAGAAACCAGAGGACTCATCTGACAGCTATGGTTCACAGCCGGGCAACTACTGGTCTCTTCCTAGGTACCCAGGAGCTCCGCATTCCTCGAGGCCTTCCTCAGAATCATCTCAACCTCTGCCATCCAACATTGGCTTTGTGCCGCCCATGGCTGTGCCGGTGCAGACGGGCCCATACTTGACCGTTGTTGGCCCGGAGCAGCAGTCTGGGGTGCCCTTGATGGTTCAACCTGACCAAGGCCTCCAGAACCTCCAACAGCCCGTGAGCCCCGTTATGTTCGTCCTACTCCCCGGCCTCCCTGGCTACCCTCCCAACTTTGGCATGTACCCCCAGGCGATTCCTGTCACGCCAACGGGGTTCGCTCCCCAGCCTCATTACAATATGGGTGGGTACGTCCCCCCCGGCGCTTACATGCCGCTTGGGTCTCCGATGCAAGGGAATTTCGCATGGTCCTCCGCCACAGGAGTTGGTACGCCTCAGGATGCCGCCCCCGTGGCCAACTCGATATCCACACCTTGGTTGGGAGACGACCTAGATGCGGCACAGCCCACTGCTCTGTTCTCCAGCTCACGCTCCAGCTCACCCATCCAGCTGAACCTGCTTCAGGAAGAGCTGACCAAACCATCAGAGTCCCTGAACAGCTCTGGACCAGAGAGTCTGCATGAGCATAACGCCAATGCG GACGGTAACCAGGACGCTCATTCCAGCTCCAGCGAAATGCTCGATCAGCTTCTCCAAGAGGACGCTCGCTCGGGAACCGGCTCCAACGCTTCTTGCAGCGGCTCTGGAGAGTCCGGCGGGTCTCTGGGTTCCGGGTCTGGACTCGGTTCTAATGGAACGTCCACCAGTCATACCG GCAGCAGCAAGTACTTCGCCAGCAACGATTCGTCAGATACGTCGCGGAAGGCACGCAAGTCCGCGGAAACCCACGACAGGGAGAGTGCGGCCTTCAAGAAGCACCCGCTCCTTCAAGAGGACAGTCCGCTGTGGACCATGATCAAACAGACCCCAGAACCAATCATGATGACCTATCAGATCAGCCCCAG GGATCAGGCGCAGGTTTTGCAGGCCGACCGGGAGAAACTCCTTCTGATGCAGCCCATGCAACCTTGGTTCACGCAGGAACAGAAAAAAGAGCTTGTTGAGGTTCATCCGTGGATCAAACACCACACGGTCCCGCAGGAGATAGACACACAG gGATGTGTAAGTTGTACCAATTCTCCAATGGAACCGGGAGAGGAACTTGCTCTATACAGTGACACTCCGGACCTTACCACGCCCGACAGCACCTCTCCACAGTCGTGGGACTCCAGCACAGACACCTGA
- the per3 gene encoding period circadian protein homolog 3 isoform X3 — translation MTASAGHDIIARPLQIAAREAPRDQEALRAPNLTLVPHPPVITAAVIHSAANSEYYNLLMSSGVEERRDATVCTLEELEGITSEHTLKNTDTFAVVFSLATGKVVYASEQASGVLHCKRRFLESAKFVELLYHQDVNVFYSCTAQPCLPPWNVGTDSVALLFECSQVPKSFFCRIRGGKDRDGEMRYSPFRITPYLLKVQGAGGEPDPCCLALAERIISGYEAPRIPMDKRIFSTTHSPGCVFLEVDDRVVPLLGYLPQDLIGTSILTCLHPDDRLLMLAMHRKILKYAGQPPFEHSPIRFRCQNGDYVTLDSSWSSFINPWSRKVAFIIGRHKVHTGPLNEDVFAASRIAELPVMCEDVKEIQALIYKLFLQPVHNNGSSGYGSLGSNGSHEHYISVASSSDSNGNLWEDSHREPMTLHQICAYVNKVKNWGQQAFLDSRRKPTPQHPATAAVSGASVLPEGTRGLGIRAHLKQSLQEARKQSHIPSYQQINCVDSIIRYLESCTTSALKRKNESRSIATSSSSSMSEEDKPPATAHGDAANTDEAALEGGNRLDSQVSARSATAAAVVRAPLTDITLSTEAMSVVSITSQCSYSSTIVHVPQPESEVTALEDAPMWSEPAGSAPTPACPTPRTSSASQEELLVVGLTKKVLSAHTQKEEQQFVNRFRHRVLQSPYSSYLQQDNSSMTHSHHRGDVVRPPNKHKRQKPEDSSDSYGSQPGNYWSLPRYPGAPHSSRPSSESSQPLPSNIGFVPPMAVPVQTGPYLTVVGPEQQSGVPLMVQPDQGLQNLQQPVSPVMFVLLPGLPGYPPNFGMYPQAIPVTPTGFAPQPHYNMGGYVPPGAYMPLGSPMQGNFAWSSATGVGTPQDAAPVANSISTPWLGDDLDAAQPTALFSSSRSSSPIQLNLLQEELTKPSESLNSSGPESLHEHNANADGNQDAHSSSSEMLDQLLQEDARSGTGSNASCSGSGESGGSLGSGSGLGSNGTSTSHTGSSKYFASNDSSDTSRKARKSAETHDRESAAFKKHPLLQEDSPLWTMIKQTPEPIMMTYQISPRDQAQVLQADREKLLLMQPMQPWFTQEQKKELVEVHPWIKHHTVPQEIDTQGCVSCTNSPMEPGEELALYSDTPDLTTPDSTSPQSWDSSTDT, via the exons ATGACAGCGTCGGCAGGTCACGACATCATTGCTCGTCCTCTGCAAATTGCAGCCCGGGAAGCACCACGGGATCAGGAAGCACTAAGAG CTCCAAATCTGACGCTTGTTCCTCATCCTCCAGTTATCACAGCGGCCGTCATACACAGTGCAG CAAACAGCGAGTACTACAACTTACTGATGAGCAGCGGTGTGGAGGAGAGGCGAGATGCGACCGTGTGCACGCTCGAGGAGCTGGAGGGGATCACGTCAGAACACACCCTGAAAAACACA GACACATTTGCGGTGGTTTTCTCTCTGGCCACCGGGAAGGTGGTTTATGCGTCTGAACAAGCGTCCGGCGTGCTTCACTGCAAGCGCAGATTTCTGGAATCTGCAAAGTTTGTGGAGCTGCTGTACCATCAGGATGTCAATGTGTTTTATTCGTGCACGGCACAACCATGTCTGCCGCCCTGGAATGTGGGCACGGACAGCG TGGCACTTTTATTTGAATGCTCCCAGGTCCCCAAATCCTTCTTCTGTCGGATCAG aggAGGGAAGGATAGAGATGGTGAGATGCGCTATAGTCCGTTCCGCATCACGCCGTATCTGCTGAAGGTTCAGGGGGCGGGTGGAGAACCAGACCCGTGCTGTCTGGCCCTGGCCGAACGCATCATCTCAGGATATGAGG CCCCACGCATTCCTATGGACAAGCGCATATTTAGCACAACACATTCTCcaggctgtgtgtttttagAAGTGGATGACCG AGTGGTGCCGTTGCTCGGTTACCTCCCTCAAGATCTGATCGGTACCTCAATTCTTACCTGTTTGCATCCAGACGATCGTCTGCTCATGCTGGCCATGCACCGCAAGA TTCTGAAGTACGCGGGCCAGCCTCCGTTTGAGCATTCGCCCATCCGCTTCCGCTGTCAGAACGGAGACTACGTCACTCTTGACTCCAGCTGGTCCAGTTTCATCAACCCCTGGAGCCGTAAGGTGGCCTTCATCATCGGCCGGCACAAAGTTCACAC TGGTCCTCTGAACGAGGATGTTTTCGCTGCGAGCAGAATAGCCGAGCTGCCCGTCATGTGTGAGGATGTCAAAGAGATTCAGGCTTTGATCTACAAACTTTTCCTGCAG CCCGTTCATAACAACGGTTCCAGTGGTTATGGAAGTCTGGGTAGTAACGGCTCTCATGAGCACTACATCAGCGTGGCCTCATCCAGCGACAGTAACGGCAACCTCTGGGAGGATTCGCACAGAGAACCG ATGACGTTACATCAGATATGTGCCTACGTCAATAAAGTTAAGAATTGGGGTCAGCAAGCGTTTCTTGACTCCAGGAGAAAACCCACACCACAACATCCGGCCACTGCAG CAGTGTCGGGAGCCAGCGTTCTGCCCGAGGGCACTCGGGGTTTGGGAATCAGAGCTCATCTGAAGCAGTCTCTACAGGAGGCCAGAAAACAGTCACACATTCCCTCTTACCAACAGATCAACTGTGTGGACAGTATCATCAG ATATCTGGAGAGCTGTACGACATCTGCTCTCAAACGGAAGAATGAATCTCGTTCCATAGCTacctcttcatcttcatccaTGTCTGAGGAAGATAAACCTCCGGCGACCGCACACGGAGATGCTGCCAACACAGATG AAGCTGCGCTCGAGGGTGGCAATAGGCTGGACAGTCAGGTGTCGGCGCGTTCGGCCACTGCGGCTGCGGTGGTTAGAGCTCCGCTCACTGACATCACGTTGTCCACGGAGGCCATGAGCGTGGTGTCCATCACCAGTCAATGCAGTTACAGCAGCACCATAGTACACGTGCCACAACCCGAGTCAG AGGTCACTGCCTTAGAAGATGCTCCAATGTGGAGCGAGCCGGCAGGCTCCGCCCCCACCCCTGCATGCCCCACCCCCAGGACCTCCTCAGCCTCTCAGGAGGAGTTGTTGGTGGTGGGTCTCACTAAAAAGGTGCTATCGGCCCACACTCAGAAAGAGGAGCAGCAGTTTGTCAATCGTTTCCGTCATCGTGTCCTGCAGAGTCCCTACAGCTCGTACCTCCAACAGGACAACAGTAGCATGACCCACTCCCATCACAGAg GTGATGTTGTCCGACCTCCTAACAAACACAAACGACAGAAACCAGAGGACTCATCTGACAGCTATGGTTCACAGCCGGGCAACTACTGGTCTCTTCCTAGGTACCCAGGAGCTCCGCATTCCTCGAGGCCTTCCTCAGAATCATCTCAACCTCTGCCATCCAACATTGGCTTTGTGCCGCCCATGGCTGTGCCGGTGCAGACGGGCCCATACTTGACCGTTGTTGGCCCGGAGCAGCAGTCTGGGGTGCCCTTGATGGTTCAACCTGACCAAGGCCTCCAGAACCTCCAACAGCCCGTGAGCCCCGTTATGTTCGTCCTACTCCCCGGCCTCCCTGGCTACCCTCCCAACTTTGGCATGTACCCCCAGGCGATTCCTGTCACGCCAACGGGGTTCGCTCCCCAGCCTCATTACAATATGGGTGGGTACGTCCCCCCCGGCGCTTACATGCCGCTTGGGTCTCCGATGCAAGGGAATTTCGCATGGTCCTCCGCCACAGGAGTTGGTACGCCTCAGGATGCCGCCCCCGTGGCCAACTCGATATCCACACCTTGGTTGGGAGACGACCTAGATGCGGCACAGCCCACTGCTCTGTTCTCCAGCTCACGCTCCAGCTCACCCATCCAGCTGAACCTGCTTCAGGAAGAGCTGACCAAACCATCAGAGTCCCTGAACAGCTCTGGACCAGAGAGTCTGCATGAGCATAACGCCAATGCG GACGGTAACCAGGACGCTCATTCCAGCTCCAGCGAAATGCTCGATCAGCTTCTCCAAGAGGACGCTCGCTCGGGAACCGGCTCCAACGCTTCTTGCAGCGGCTCTGGAGAGTCCGGCGGGTCTCTGGGTTCCGGGTCTGGACTCGGTTCTAATGGAACGTCCACCAGTCATACCG GCAGCAGCAAGTACTTCGCCAGCAACGATTCGTCAGATACGTCGCGGAAGGCACGCAAGTCCGCGGAAACCCACGACAGGGAGAGTGCGGCCTTCAAGAAGCACCCGCTCCTTCAAGAGGACAGTCCGCTGTGGACCATGATCAAACAGACCCCAGAACCAATCATGATGACCTATCAGATCAGCCCCAG GGATCAGGCGCAGGTTTTGCAGGCCGACCGGGAGAAACTCCTTCTGATGCAGCCCATGCAACCTTGGTTCACGCAGGAACAGAAAAAAGAGCTTGTTGAGGTTCATCCGTGGATCAAACACCACACGGTCCCGCAGGAGATAGACACACAG gGATGTGTAAGTTGTACCAATTCTCCAATGGAACCGGGAGAGGAACTTGCTCTATACAGTGACACTCCGGACCTTACCACGCCCGACAGCACCTCTCCACAGTCGTGGGACTCCAGCACAGACACCTGA